The following are encoded together in the Clostridia bacterium genome:
- a CDS encoding glycosyltransferase family 1 protein yields the protein MPTSWYQVIPIVLDQIQSLQPRSVLDVGIGFGKYGMLIREALEVPLGRYYKHQWQIKVDGVEVFSGYKNPIHE from the coding sequence ATGCCTACCAGCTGGTACCAAGTGATTCCTATTGTGCTCGACCAAATTCAGTCACTGCAACCACGATCGGTCCTGGATGTGGGGATCGGATTCGGCAAATACGGAATGCTTATCCGCGAGGCACTGGAGGTACCATTGGGGCGCTATTACAAGCATCAATGGCAGATAAAGGTAGACGGGGTTGAGGTTTTTTCTGGTTACAAGAACCCCATCCATGAACA